In Melanotaenia boesemani isolate fMelBoe1 chromosome 7, fMelBoe1.pri, whole genome shotgun sequence, a single window of DNA contains:
- the LOC121642957 gene encoding uncharacterized protein LOC121642957 isoform X1, with product MMANLTSEMLLPPNSVRSLQMYPFARRTMEEKVQVKELGPDKPDLVISQQTKEKSKVYKRSFCRSWFERKSWLTGCGVANALFCFPCLLFKSDKCDLTWTQSGQTDLKHLSERIKKHERSSLHMENCVKLAVLGKISIAAQLDDGHRVAVRRHNEEVDKNRHILSKLIDCIKFCGAFELALRGHDERDSSENPGIFRGLVDLMASIDRDLNDHLESRAVNTVYEHKADLLTCCETIRNSAEFDGPTKREAGGYVRMLEDDAFCFFLALFHQIMPHVDMLYNQLQKRNIDSVYISEIIQRFIESMQAIREAVPSLAEGQEDRRPEHEPPTKKRRTLGQDRQHHLATEVCDTIMCHAKERFSFTKHLVSATLLQGDLFPQHSQTFPDSALDTTVEAYPSLDKARLKTELSMIYGNEEFRSCSGALALYQVLMENNLQDTFTETVSLLSILITTPMTTSESERCFSTLKRIKTFLRNAMGQDRLNALAMLSIEKKLTRDIPDFNTRVIEKFATQKDRRAKFLYK from the exons ATGATGGCGAACTTAACGAGCGAGATGCTGCTGCCCCCTAATTCGGTGAGATCCTTACAGATGTATCCATTTGCAAGAAGGACAATGGAAGAGAAAGTCCAAGTTAAGGAGTTAGGACCCGACAAGCCCGACCTTGTGATCAGTCAACAGACGAAGGAGAAAAGTAAAGTCTACAAGCGGAGTTTTTGTAGGAGTTGGTTCGAGCGCAAGTCATGGCTGACAGGCTGCGGAGTAGCCAATgcacttttctgttttccctGCCTTCTGTTtaaaagtgacaaatgtgatTTGACATGGACACAGTCAGGACAAACTGACTTGAAGCACCTCTCTGAACGGATCAAGAAGCATGAACGTTCAAGTCTTCATATGGAAAACTGCGTCAAGCTAGCAGTGCTAGGAAAGATTAGCATAGCAGCACAGCTGGATGACGGGCACCGCGTCGCGGTAAGAAGACACAATGAAGAGGTTGATAAGAATCGGCATATTTTATCTAAGCTCATTGACTGCATTAAGTTTTGTGGTGCTTTTGAACTGGCATTGCGGGGACACGATGAAAGGGATTCTTCAGAAAACCCGGGAATTTTCAGGGGTTTGGTCGACTTAATGGCATCCATTGACCGGGACTTGAACGATCACCTTGAA AGTCGCGCTGTCAACACAGTGTATGAACACAAGGCTGATCTGCTCACGTGTTGTGAGACCATTCGGAATAGCGCTGAATTTGACGGCCCGACAAAGAGAGAGGCTGGCGGCTACGTGAGAATGCTGGAGGatgatgctttttgttttttcctggcCCTCTTCCACCAAATAATGCCACACGTGGACATGCTGTACAACCAGctgcagaaaagaaacattGATTCTGTCTACATATCAGAAATCATCCAGAGATTCATTGAGAGCATGCAAGCCATCAG GGAAGCTGTTCCCTCTCTAGCTGAGGGCCAGGAGGACAGGAGACCTGAACACGAGCCGCCCACGAAAAAACGGAGAACATTGGGACAAGACCGGCAGCACCATTTGGCAACTGAG GTTTGTGACACCATTATGTGTCATGCCAAGGAGAGGTTCTCCTTCACCAAGCACCTGGTCAGCGCCACTCTGCTCCAAGGAGACTTGTTCCCACAACACAGCCAGACGTTCCCAGATTCAGCACTGGATACCACAGTGGAAGCCTATCCCTCTCTGGACAAGGCCAGACTGAAAACCGAGCTTTCCATGATCTACGGCAATGAGGAGTTCCGGAGTTGCAGTGGTGCACTGGCTCTCTATCAAGTTCTGATGGAGAATAATCTTCAGGACACATTTACAGAAACTGTAAGTCTTCTCAGCATCCTCATCACTACACCGATGACGACATCAGAGTCAGAGAGATGCTTCTCCACTCTGAAGAGGATAAAAACTTTTCTCAGGAATGCTATGGGACAAGATCGCCTCAACGCTCTGGCAATGCTCTCCATAGAGAAAAAACTAACCCGGGACATCCCTGATTTCAACACCAGAGTCATTGAAAAATTTGCAACCCAGAAAGACAGAAGAGCAAAGTTCCTGTACAAATAA
- the LOC121642957 gene encoding uncharacterized protein LOC121642957 isoform X2, producing the protein MNFRSRAVNTVYEHKADLLTCCETIRNSAEFDGPTKREAGGYVRMLEDDAFCFFLALFHQIMPHVDMLYNQLQKRNIDSVYISEIIQRFIESMQAIREAVPSLAEGQEDRRPEHEPPTKKRRTLGQDRQHHLATEVCDTIMCHAKERFSFTKHLVSATLLQGDLFPQHSQTFPDSALDTTVEAYPSLDKARLKTELSMIYGNEEFRSCSGALALYQVLMENNLQDTFTETVSLLSILITTPMTTSESERCFSTLKRIKTFLRNAMGQDRLNALAMLSIEKKLTRDIPDFNTRVIEKFATQKDRRAKFLYK; encoded by the exons AT GAACTTCCGCAGTCGCGCTGTCAACACAGTGTATGAACACAAGGCTGATCTGCTCACGTGTTGTGAGACCATTCGGAATAGCGCTGAATTTGACGGCCCGACAAAGAGAGAGGCTGGCGGCTACGTGAGAATGCTGGAGGatgatgctttttgttttttcctggcCCTCTTCCACCAAATAATGCCACACGTGGACATGCTGTACAACCAGctgcagaaaagaaacattGATTCTGTCTACATATCAGAAATCATCCAGAGATTCATTGAGAGCATGCAAGCCATCAG GGAAGCTGTTCCCTCTCTAGCTGAGGGCCAGGAGGACAGGAGACCTGAACACGAGCCGCCCACGAAAAAACGGAGAACATTGGGACAAGACCGGCAGCACCATTTGGCAACTGAG GTTTGTGACACCATTATGTGTCATGCCAAGGAGAGGTTCTCCTTCACCAAGCACCTGGTCAGCGCCACTCTGCTCCAAGGAGACTTGTTCCCACAACACAGCCAGACGTTCCCAGATTCAGCACTGGATACCACAGTGGAAGCCTATCCCTCTCTGGACAAGGCCAGACTGAAAACCGAGCTTTCCATGATCTACGGCAATGAGGAGTTCCGGAGTTGCAGTGGTGCACTGGCTCTCTATCAAGTTCTGATGGAGAATAATCTTCAGGACACATTTACAGAAACTGTAAGTCTTCTCAGCATCCTCATCACTACACCGATGACGACATCAGAGTCAGAGAGATGCTTCTCCACTCTGAAGAGGATAAAAACTTTTCTCAGGAATGCTATGGGACAAGATCGCCTCAACGCTCTGGCAATGCTCTCCATAGAGAAAAAACTAACCCGGGACATCCCTGATTTCAACACCAGAGTCATTGAAAAATTTGCAACCCAGAAAGACAGAAGAGCAAAGTTCCTGTACAAATAA